In the genome of Pseudorasbora parva isolate DD20220531a chromosome 10, ASM2467924v1, whole genome shotgun sequence, one region contains:
- the LOC137090862 gene encoding mitochondrial basic amino acids transporter isoform X1 produces the protein MALDFAAGCIGGAAGVLVGHPFDTVKVRLQVQSVDKPLYRGTLHCFQTIVRQETMLGLYKGIGSPMMGLTFINAIVFGVQGNAMRMLAVDTPKHQFLAGAAAGLIQSLICCPMELAKTRMQMQGTGQKNTTRKLYRNSLDCLVRIYRKEGIRGINRGMVTTVVRETPGFGVYFLTYDTLARSLRCEPGDAYIIPKLLLAGGMSGIASWLSTYPVDVIKSRLQADGVGGANKYAGIMDCVRQSWRREGWRTFTRGLTSTLLRAFPVNATTFATVTLFLMYMREEDECVKDCESNLQHSGL, from the exons ATGGCTCTGGACTTTGCTGCAGGATGCATTGGAG GTGCCGCAGGTGTGCTGGTCGGACATCCATTCGATACGGTGAAG GTTCGTCTGCAGGTTCAGAGCGTGGACAAGCCCTTATACCGCGGCACGCTTCACTGCTTCCAGACCATCGTTCGCCAAGAAACC ATGTTGGGCCTTTATAAAGGCATCGGGTCCCCGATGATGGGTCTGACCTTCATCAACGCCATCGTGTTCGGGGTCCAGGGGAACGCCATGCGGATGCTAGCCGTGGATACGCCGAAGCACCAGTTCCTAGCCGGAGCGGCGGCCGGACTCATCCAGAGCCTCATCTGCTGCCCGATGGAGCTGGCCAAAACTCGCATGCAGATGCAGGGAACGGGCCAGAAAAACACAACCAGGAAGCTCTACAGGAACTCTCTGGACTGCCTGGTCCGGATATACCGGAAAGAAGGCATCCGAGGAATAAACCGAGGAATGGTGACGACGGTGGTCCGCGAGACGCCGGGATTCGGAGTTTATTTCCTGACCTACGACACGCTGGCGAGATCGCTGCGCTGCGAGCCCGGAGACGCCTACATCATTCCCAAACTGCTCCTGGCCGGAGGAATGTCGGGAATCGCGTCCTGGCTCTCCACCTATCCCGTGGACGTCATTAAGTCCCGCCTCCAGGCGGACGGTGTGGGCGGAGCCAATAAATATGCCGGCATTATGGACTGTGTTCGTCAGAGTtggcggagagaaggatggaggACGTTTACTCGAGGCCTGACCTCCACACTACTGAGAGCCTTCCCCGTCAACGCCACCACCTTCGCCACCGTCACACTCTTCCTCATGTACATGCGAGAGGAGGACGAGTGTGTGAAGGACTGTGAGTCGAACCTGCAGCACAGCGGCCTGTGA
- the LOC137090862 gene encoding mitochondrial basic amino acids transporter isoform X2: MALDFAAGCIGGAAGVLVGHPFDTVKMLGLYKGIGSPMMGLTFINAIVFGVQGNAMRMLAVDTPKHQFLAGAAAGLIQSLICCPMELAKTRMQMQGTGQKNTTRKLYRNSLDCLVRIYRKEGIRGINRGMVTTVVRETPGFGVYFLTYDTLARSLRCEPGDAYIIPKLLLAGGMSGIASWLSTYPVDVIKSRLQADGVGGANKYAGIMDCVRQSWRREGWRTFTRGLTSTLLRAFPVNATTFATVTLFLMYMREEDECVKDCESNLQHSGL, encoded by the exons ATGGCTCTGGACTTTGCTGCAGGATGCATTGGAG GTGCCGCAGGTGTGCTGGTCGGACATCCATTCGATACGGTGAAG ATGTTGGGCCTTTATAAAGGCATCGGGTCCCCGATGATGGGTCTGACCTTCATCAACGCCATCGTGTTCGGGGTCCAGGGGAACGCCATGCGGATGCTAGCCGTGGATACGCCGAAGCACCAGTTCCTAGCCGGAGCGGCGGCCGGACTCATCCAGAGCCTCATCTGCTGCCCGATGGAGCTGGCCAAAACTCGCATGCAGATGCAGGGAACGGGCCAGAAAAACACAACCAGGAAGCTCTACAGGAACTCTCTGGACTGCCTGGTCCGGATATACCGGAAAGAAGGCATCCGAGGAATAAACCGAGGAATGGTGACGACGGTGGTCCGCGAGACGCCGGGATTCGGAGTTTATTTCCTGACCTACGACACGCTGGCGAGATCGCTGCGCTGCGAGCCCGGAGACGCCTACATCATTCCCAAACTGCTCCTGGCCGGAGGAATGTCGGGAATCGCGTCCTGGCTCTCCACCTATCCCGTGGACGTCATTAAGTCCCGCCTCCAGGCGGACGGTGTGGGCGGAGCCAATAAATATGCCGGCATTATGGACTGTGTTCGTCAGAGTtggcggagagaaggatggaggACGTTTACTCGAGGCCTGACCTCCACACTACTGAGAGCCTTCCCCGTCAACGCCACCACCTTCGCCACCGTCACACTCTTCCTCATGTACATGCGAGAGGAGGACGAGTGTGTGAAGGACTGTGAGTCGAACCTGCAGCACAGCGGCCTGTGA